The following coding sequences lie in one Arachis stenosperma cultivar V10309 chromosome 5, arast.V10309.gnm1.PFL2, whole genome shotgun sequence genomic window:
- the LOC130981359 gene encoding uncharacterized protein LOC130981359, with translation MGLVDLPISDRKFTWFRGQSCSRIDKALVSVEWLEEFSETRLRGGSRGLSNHCPIIVEEKRLRDGSRPFRSLDSWFTHEGFLRMVKEEWRGLGEMQFTDKLKALTIALGRWHRDNFGDMDRKISKFEEEIQKIDDMVGNGTYDETVEARRKALVKCCEKWIDTLAVNGRLIRNQARIKIAIREFYKELYHQERSPEVGFRDGLVERISDEDSLALEVLPSPEEVKEAVWDCESSKAPGCDGYNMNLIKKVLE, from the exons ATGGGTTTGGTAGACCTGCCAATTTCAGACCGTAAGTTTACATGGTTCAGAGGTCAGTCATGCAGCCGTATCGACAAAGCATTGGTTAGTGTGGAATGGCTTGAAGAATTTTCGGAGACTCGTTTGAGAGGTGGTTCACGAGGACTGTCAAATCACTGCCCTATCATAGTGGAAGAGAAGAGACTAAGAGATGGATCGAGGCCGTTCCGAAGTCTGGATTCATGGTTTACTCATGAAGGGTTTCTAAGAATGGTCAAGGAGGAATGGAGAGGATTGGGAGAGATGCAATTCACCGATAAACTGAAGGCGTTGACGATTGCTTTGGGGAGATGGCACAGAGACAACTTTGGTGATATGGACAGGAAAATTTCGAAGTTTGAGGAAGAGATCCAGAAGATTGATGACATGGTTGGCAATGGGACCTATGATGAGACAGTAGAAGCAAGAAGAAAGGCGTTAGTGAAGTGCTGTGAGAAATG GATTGATACACTAGCTGTTAATGGAAGGTTGATAAGGAATCAAGCTAGGATTAAAATTGCCATCAGGGAGTTTTACAAAGAATTATATCATCAAGAGAGGTCCCCTGAGGTGGGGTTCAGAGATGGTCTGGTGGAAAGGATCAGCGATGAGGATTCTCTTGCTTTAGAGGTGCTACCGTCACCTGAGGAGGTTAAAGAGGCAGTATGGGATTGTGAATCGTCCAAGGCCCCAGGGTGTGACGGTTACAACATGAACTTGATAAAAAAAGTGTTGGAATGA